The nucleotide sequence CTTTGCGCGTTACAAGGTGCGCATCCAGGAAATCTACGAAAGTATCCGTCTCTGCCGCGTCGCAATTGATCAGATGCCCGGTGGACCGATCAGCACGCGCACGCCCATCGCGCTACGTCCTCCTCGTGGTGAAACCTACTTTGCCATTGAGAGCAGCAAAGGCGAACTCGGCATCTACTTTATCAGCGATGGCAGTGAATATCCCTGGCGTGGGAAGATACGCGGTCCGTCCTTCGTCAATCTACAAATCCTGCCCGAAATACTGCGCGGCCACAAAATGAGTGACGCGGTAGCTATCATTGGCAGCTTTGATCTTGTGCTGGGCGAGGTTGATAGATAGCATCTCTGGGAGTTGTCTTATGTATGTATTAAGTTCTACAAGCCCTGATCTGGGAACGCAACTGTATAACGGCATTTTATCCTGGCAGTTTCTGCAGTTCGTGGTTGCATTCCTCTCCTTTTTCGGCTTTGTGCTGACAAGCGCGATCATCCTGATCCTGGCCGAGCGCAAGATTATGGGCTGGATGCAGGATCGCGTCGGACCAATCCATACCGGCCCATGGGGACTGTTACAGACCGTGGCTGATGTCGGCAAATTGTTGATGAAAGAGGATATTCATGCCTCTTTGACGGATAAACTGCTATTCCTGCTCGCCCCATCCGTCTTTCTGGCACCCGTCATCGCGGCTTTTGCCGTCATACCTTTTTCGCCATATGTAACCCTGCCCGGAACGGCGCTGGCTACCGGTATTGTCTATTACGTAGCAATGAGCTCTATTGACGTGGTAGGCGTTGTCATGGCCGGTTGGAGTTCCAATAACAAATATGCTTTGATCGGTGGCCTGCGTTCCGCCGCCCAGATGATTTCATACGAGTTACCACTAGTTCTTTCGCTTATCGGTGTCGTGATGCTTACCAGCGTTCTGGCCGGCACACTCGGCTATCCTGGCAGCCAGGGCATCGGCACCATCTCAATCTGGGAGATTATCCATTTTCAGAATGCGGCCGCGTGGCCTGGTAAGGGCATCGGCTTCTTCGATTTTATCTTCGAAGGATTTACACCCTGGGCCTGGTTCTTCCTGGTGCAGCCCTTGATGATCATCATCTACTACACCTGCGGTCTCGCCGAGACGAATCGCTCGCCGTTCGATCTTCCCGAAGCGGAATCGGAACTGGTTGCCGGCTATCTGACCGAGTATAGTGGCATGCGCTGGGCGTTGTTCTACCTGGGCGAATATGGCAATATGACGATTGTTTCGGCAATCGCAACGACGCTGTTCCTTGGCGGCTGGTCCGGCCCGGGCGTTGCCTACCTGACAGGGCTGAATTCTCCTGGCTGGGGACTGCTTGGCAACCTGCTGGGTATTGCTTACTTTATTCTCAAAGTCTACCTGCTCTGCGGCGTCTTCATCTGGGTACGAAGTACGCTGCCGCGCCTGCGTGCCGACCAGTTGATGCAGTTCGCGTGGTTGATCCTCATTCCCACCACACTGGGTAATATCGTGTTGACCGCGGCGATCTTCCTCATTCTCAATGCCCTGGGCGCATCGAATATCATCTTCCTGGTCATCCTGGGCGTGATCAACTGGCTGTTAGTGTTTGGCTTCATTCAGGTGGTCAGGCGCGCAACTGTTGCCACGACACGTAGAGCTCAGGCACCTGCTATTCGCGCGCAGCGGTTGGCCGGTACCCCTGTGCAATTACCTGAGCGCGCTACGGTTTCCAGTGGCCGGGGACAATAGAGAGAATCTCGAACCTACCTATCACCTGCCGGGGAGCAATGCATGATGCATTGCTCCCTCATTTTTCCTTCCCTTGTTCTCCTCAAAAAAGCCCGCTATTTGATGAATGATTAAAATAAATTCACCTGAGCAATTTTCCAGGTGATTTTCTATTTGCAAAAGCAATCAAATAAAGTATAATAATAATCAGTACGAGTAACGGCATTTTTGTCAAACAGGATCAATCATTCTGCGATTGTCGCCGTGTACTCGGAAGATTTTAGTATTGATTCATGCGCAGTTTACTTAACAGCAGTGAAAGGACACACGAGTATGCAGCCCTACCAGCCTTATCCTGAGCCGCCATCGCGTTCATCGCAACCCTATCCAGAGCAACCTCCCCAGTCGCAGCAATTGCAACCACCTGGCGCCATGCCGTACCCACAACAACAACCGTATCCCCAACAGCAGCTCTATTCGCAACCTGGTGCGATGCCGTATCCCCAACAGCAGGGTTATCCTATGCAGTACCCTCAACCGGCGCCGCAAGGGATAGCGGGGCAAGTAAATGTAAATGTGCATAATTACCAGCCGCAGCCGGTGGTGACGGTCAATATTCACCAGTCGAGTCCGAATTTTTTGCTACGCGTCATCTATTATCTCTTCATTGGCTGGTGGGCCGGGTTTTTCTGGTTGAACCTGGGCTTTTTCTTTTGTTTTACGGTAGTACTCTTGCCTGTTGGTCTTGTAATGCTGAATCGACTGCCAACGGTATTGACGTTGCGCCCTGCTGGCCAGCAAACGACGGTATCAGTTTCTGGGAGTAACGTGACAGTGGATATAAGAGGGACGCAGCAGCTCAACTTCTTCGCCCGGGCTCTTTACTTTATCTTAGTTGGCTGGTGGGCCGGTTACATCTGGGCTGTGCTTGGTTATTTCTGCTGTTTGTCGATCTTCCTACTGCCAGTTGGCTTAATCATGCTCAACCGGTTGCCGGCAGTACTGACGCTGCGCAAAAATTAGCGCAACATTATTGAGCGGCAAGCCCCGGCAGGGCCAACAGATGAGCCTGCCCTGCCGGGTTTTTGATCATTTGCAATAGTTGAATTATAGCCGGAGGATCGGTATCGGAGAAGATTTATATTCCCCTTAATTTCAATACCACCAGCGCGAGGAAAATGCTCAGGATCGATCCGGCCACTACCTGCGCTACGGTGTGACGGCGCAGAACGACGCGCGACCAGCTCACCAGCACCAGCAGCAAGAACAAGGGCAGCAGGGCCAGGCCATAGAGAACGGTCAGCATGGTAGCAGCTCCTGCCATGGTTGAGGCATGAATACTGATCTTCCACCAGAGGGTGGTTACCATCAGGATCACAGCGCTGATGGTCGTCAGAATTAAGGCTGTCTGTAAATCCCTTGGCCCATGCAGTAGCGATAGGACGAGTAGCCCAATACTGGTAGAAATGATGCCGAACAGAAATGGCCCGGCGCGCTCTGAGCGGCGACTCATCTCAAAATCCGAAAGCTTGCCGGTACGCACGCCGATTACGACGTAGATCAGAGGACCGACACTGAGAAAGAAGAGCGCAATCAATGCATAGATGAGGGCTGCCAGTTGATCGCGGGCATGATAGAAAGCGACCAGCAAGACAAATGGCAGCGAGACCGAGACGGGAGTCAGGACCGTCGAGACAACGCGGGCAAAACGTACGTGCCGTGATTTTACCACAGGAGTCTGGATAACGATATCTTGATTGTTCTGTTGCAGCGCTGACACCTGTGAGCGTCCCTGGTTCGTCATAGCACTCCTTCTCGTTTGAGATCGACCTGTTGAGCAATGATTCTATGGCCTATGATTTTACTGGCAACATCGCTAAATGCCCCGGCGTCTCCACTACAGAGTACCTCAAGCCTCTCAACGTCTCCAGGGCGTGCATGATTCTGGCTTCTCGCGCGCATCAAGCCCTCCGCATCCAAAACCGCGTGGGTGCGGCGCGCAATGGCCATTCCACTATCGATAATTTGTATGGAATGTCCGACAACACGCTCGATTATGTCCCGTAAAGCAGGGAAATGAGTACAGCCGAGCACAATTACATCAACATCTTGTTTCAGCAATGGCTGCAACGCCTGCTGAACCGTAGCTTCTACAAGAGGGCCATCGAGTTCACCGCGTTCCACCAGCGTTACCAACTCTGGACAGCCAACGGCATAGGCCTGAATGCCCTCCGCGAACTCATCAATCAATTGGCGGAGATACAAAGCTCTAGCCGCCTGGTTGGTGGCAGCAATGCCAATGCGGCCTTTTTTGGTAGCGCGCGCGGCAGGTTTTACCGCCGGCACGACCCCGATAAAAGGGGTTGACGGGAAAGTGGCCCGCAGAGTGCCGATGGCTGCTTGAGTGGCAGTATTGCAGGCAACAATGATCAACTTTACCCCTCGCTCAATGAGAAAACGGCTGATCTGAATAGATAAGTCTGTAATATCTTCATCGCTGCGCATACCGTAGGGGCAATGCGCAGTATCACCAAAGTAGATGTATTGTTCGTCTGGAAGCTCTTGCAAGAGGGCCGCAAGAATGGTCAACCCTCCCGCTCCCGAATCAAAAACCCCTATTGGGGCTGCTGCTTTGCCTGGCAATGTTGACCTTTCATTATCGAGACTGCTTTGACTACGTTCGGCATCACGAGCAGGATGTGTTTCGCGTGTAGATACGGCATCCTGTGTATTCCAATCATCCATATGCACCTGAAGCGGGTTTACAGCTTATTGCATTTACACTTGACATTTTTGGGTTTGGCTACTATACCCTCCCCACGCGGAAGCAGCAGGAACCGGACCTTTTCCCGGCTTCCCGATGGGGATTGAAATTATATTGTCACAGTACGAAACTCGCGCTGTTCGCCAAATACATGGCGCATAGCGTCACTGATCTCTCCCAGTGTGGCATATGCCTCAACAGCAGCGATAATCAAGGGCATCAGATTTTCCGATCCCGCCGCGCCGCGTTCAAGAGCGGCCAGGGCCTGCTGCACGCGTTCGTTGTCGCGTCGCCGGCGCAAAGCCGCCAGACGCGCGGCCTGCTGCCTGCCGATCTCAGGATCGACGCGCAGCAGCGTTGGGCGCTCCTCGTTTTCTATAGTGAAACGATTGACACCAACCACAATGGCTTTTTGCTCTTCCAATGCGCGCTGGTATTCGTAGGCGGCCTGTTCGATCTCGGCCTGCATGAAGCCTTTCTCAATAGCATGCACGCTGCCGCCGAGTGCATCGATCTGCCGGATATACTCCCAGGCCTGCTCCTCGATTTTATCCGTCAGGTACTCGATATAATACGAGCCGGCCAGGGGATCTACCACATCGGCAACACCGCTTTCGTAGGCAAGGATTTGTTGCGTGCGCAGGGCAACCCGCACCGCCTCTTCCGTTGGCAGCGACAGGGCCTCGTCCTTAGAATTCGTATGTAGCGATTGCGTGCCGCCGAGTACCGCGGCGAGGGCCTGGTATGCAGTGCGTACAATGTTGTTATCGGGCTGCTGCGCCGTCAGCGTCGAACCGGCAGTCTGGGTATGGAAACGCAGCATCATCGAGCGCGGGTCCTGCGCATGGAAGCGGTCGTGCATAATATGCGCCCACATGCGTCGCGCCGCGCGAAACTTGGCTACCTCTTCAAGCAAGTTATTATGACTATTGAAGAAAAAAGAGAGCCGGCCCGCGAAAGTATCGACATCGAGACCAGCGTTCA is from Ktedonobacteraceae bacterium and encodes:
- a CDS encoding complex I subunit 1 family protein produces the protein MYVLSSTSPDLGTQLYNGILSWQFLQFVVAFLSFFGFVLTSAIILILAERKIMGWMQDRVGPIHTGPWGLLQTVADVGKLLMKEDIHASLTDKLLFLLAPSVFLAPVIAAFAVIPFSPYVTLPGTALATGIVYYVAMSSIDVVGVVMAGWSSNNKYALIGGLRSAAQMISYELPLVLSLIGVVMLTSVLAGTLGYPGSQGIGTISIWEIIHFQNAAAWPGKGIGFFDFIFEGFTPWAWFFLVQPLMIIIYYTCGLAETNRSPFDLPEAESELVAGYLTEYSGMRWALFYLGEYGNMTIVSAIATTLFLGGWSGPGVAYLTGLNSPGWGLLGNLLGIAYFILKVYLLCGVFIWVRSTLPRLRADQLMQFAWLILIPTTLGNIVLTAAIFLILNALGASNIIFLVILGVINWLLVFGFIQVVRRATVATTRRAQAPAIRAQRLAGTPVQLPERATVSSGRGQ
- the murI gene encoding glutamate racemase, with the translated sequence MDDWNTQDAVSTRETHPARDAERSQSSLDNERSTLPGKAAAPIGVFDSGAGGLTILAALLQELPDEQYIYFGDTAHCPYGMRSDEDITDLSIQISRFLIERGVKLIIVACNTATQAAIGTLRATFPSTPFIGVVPAVKPAARATKKGRIGIAATNQAARALYLRQLIDEFAEGIQAYAVGCPELVTLVERGELDGPLVEATVQQALQPLLKQDVDVIVLGCTHFPALRDIIERVVGHSIQIIDSGMAIARRTHAVLDAEGLMRARSQNHARPGDVERLEVLCSGDAGAFSDVASKIIGHRIIAQQVDLKREGVL
- a CDS encoding methylmalonyl-CoA mutase family protein, with the protein product MEPHQSKNIQEWRDTTARKAKEKTAERQDSFVTSSGIEIPDLPTGEDLQEFDTHDKLGFPGEFPFTRGIHPGMYRSRLWTMRQYAGFGTAEESNKRYHFLLSQGTTGLSVAFDLPTQMGYDADHPLAEGEVGKVGVSISSLEDMETLLNGLPLERISTSMTINATASILLALYIAVAKKQGADVRKLSGTVQNDILKEYIARGTYIYPPQHSMRIITDMFRYCAENLPRWNPISISGYHVREAGSTAVQEVAFTLSNAISYVQAALNAGLDVDTFAGRLSFFFNSHNNLLEEVAKFRAARRMWAHIMHDRFHAQDPRSMMLRFHTQTAGSTLTAQQPDNNIVRTAYQALAAVLGGTQSLHTNSKDEALSLPTEEAVRVALRTQQILAYESGVADVVDPLAGSYYIEYLTDKIEEQAWEYIRQIDALGGSVHAIEKGFMQAEIEQAAYEYQRALEEQKAIVVGVNRFTIENEERPTLLRVDPEIGRQQAARLAALRRRRDNERVQQALAALERGAAGSENLMPLIIAAVEAYATLGEISDAMRHVFGEQREFRTVTI
- a CDS encoding phosphatase PAP2 family protein — its product is MTNQGRSQVSALQQNNQDIVIQTPVVKSRHVRFARVVSTVLTPVSVSLPFVLLVAFYHARDQLAALIYALIALFFLSVGPLIYVVIGVRTGKLSDFEMSRRSERAGPFLFGIISTSIGLLVLSLLHGPRDLQTALILTTISAVILMVTTLWWKISIHASTMAGAATMLTVLYGLALLPLFLLLVLVSWSRVVLRRHTVAQVVAGSILSIFLALVVLKLRGI